The Triplophysa rosa linkage group LG25, Trosa_1v2, whole genome shotgun sequence genome window below encodes:
- the ecm2 gene encoding extracellular matrix protein 2 isoform X3 yields MRLYLILALFVCLTSSLAKDQGRPIVQGRRRGVGPKRARKQTVLQQDGTTESNRQAGSVFVGSYRNTEEPKPSYQVAPVNAGKSEHCVFRGITMFDKTVWSPKPCVTCICTSGEVVCDQIKCLALQCHLKFQPIGQCCPICIQPVADAPEFSGHSPIPDILAEADNRISQSQLAKKEIQKNDKKERNHKKDAERKRRKKQKKEEAERRRKLKEKAATEKEEAQRRQREKEEEKAAAEERRRRMEEHRRNEEERSRVMEMEQREMLRALEEAAERAREELRGDEAAEEDVVWLRGDVFQMPPKQPTAAPGPPSLPPVQEPTEPDYDESEPAVDEPERVTTLLPPGCTISDVIITCENAKLTGIPPLSIPELKSLNLQGNEIKTIPTGAFNGIPNLEWIDLGKNKISSSGIDPQSFKGLKFLSRLYMDGNLLEQIPAELPSTLQELKVNENNLKELEANSFEGLSSLVTLEMEGNLLSEGNVNPLAFKPLKELTYLRLSRNHFRTIPQGLPASLQELYVENNLIEEISEAVFNETTNINVVVLHHNKLDESKIAPLAWINHRNLESLDLSHNSFYLVPSFLPKSLVHLVLAGNQIERIPAYVFAHMEPGLEYLYLSYNNLDSDGVEPESFFGTFNTMTELCLDHNQLPAIPAGINEMTKLHFLRLNNNKIRHVSEDAICDPMNVDDSHLVALRLENNLLDLRKIPPAAFSCVRSYSSVVLKPQRIK; encoded by the exons ATGAGACTGTATCTGATCCTGGCGCTGTTCGTTTGCCTGACCTCCAGCCTCGCAAAAGACCAGGGACGTCCCATAGTGCAAGGTAGAAGACGAGGCGTTGGACCAAAACGAGCGCGGAAACAGACTGTCCTCCAGCAGGATGGGACGACAGAAAGCAACAGACAAGCTGGATCTGTTTTCGTTGGGTCTTACAGGAACACAGAGGAGCCGAAGCCAAGCTACCAAGTGGCGCCAG TAAATGCAGGAAAGTCCGAGCACTGTGTTTTTCGGGGCATCACCATGTTTGACAAAACGGTGTGGTCACCAAAACCCTGCGTGACCTGTATATGCACCAGTGGAGAGGTGGTGTGTGACCAAATAAAGTGTCTTGCCCTACAGTGCCACCTTAAATTTCAACCAATCGGACAGTGCTGCCCAATTTGCATACAACCAG TCGCAGATGCTCCTGAGTTTTCCGGTCACTCCCCTATTCCCGACATTCTGGCCGAGGCCGATAACAGAATTTCACAAAGCCAGCTGGCCAAAAAAGAAATCCAGAAGAATGACAAGAAGGAACGTAACCACAAAAAAGACGCCGAACGCAAGCGGAGAAAGAAGCAGAAGAAAGAGGAAGCCGAACGACGTAGGAAGTTAAAAGAGAAAGCCGCTACAGAAAAAGAAGAAGCTCAGAGGAGGCAGCGAGAGAAAGAGGAGGAGAAAGCGGCGGCCGAGGAGCGGAGGAGAAGGATGGAGGAGCATCGGAGGAACGAGGAGGAGAGGTCTCGTGTGATGGAGATGGAGCAGAGGGAGATGCTGAGGGCTCTGGAGGAAGCAGCCGAACGTGCTCGGGAAGAGCTCAGAGGAGACGAAGCCGCAGAGGaagatgttgtttggttaagaGGGGACGTTTTTCAAATGCCACCAAAGCAGCCCACGGCAGCACCGGGCCCACCTTCTCTCCCACCTGTCCAGGAGCCAACAGAACCAGATTATGACGAATCTGAACCGGCTGTGGATGAACCCGAGAGGGTTACCACCCTGCTCCCTCCGGGATGTACTATCTCCGATGTCATCATCACTTGTGAGAATGCGAAACTTACAGGCATACCTCCACTTTCCATCCCCGAGCTAAAATCGCTCAACCTGCAGG GCAATGAAATCAAAACCATCCCTACTGGAGCGTTCAACGGCATTCCCAACCTGGAGTGGATCGACTTGGGGAAAAACAAGATCTCATCATCTGGCATCGATCCACAATCATTTAAA ggtcTTAAATTCCTGTCTCGCTTGTACATGGATGGAAACCTCCTGGAACAGATTCCCGCCGAGCTCCCGTCGACGCTCCAGGAGCTGAAGGTGAACGAAAACAATCTAAAGGAATTAGAGGCAAACAGCTTTGAAG GTCTGAGTAGTCTGGTCACTTTGGAAATGGAAGGAAACTTGCTCAGTGAAGGAAATGTGAATCCGCTCGCCTTCAAACCTCTTAAAGAGCTGACTTACCTGCGACTGAGCCGAAATCATTTCCGTACAATTCCTCAGGGCCTACCTGCATCTCTACAG GAGCTGTACGTGGAAAACAATCTCATTGAAGAAATCTCCGAAGCGGTTTTTAACGAAACCACGAACATCAACGTTGTTGTGCTACATCACAACAAGTTAGACGAGTCGAAGATTGCGCCGCTAGCCTGGATCAATCACAG AAACCTGGAGTCTCTAGATCTCTCACACAACAGCTTCTATCTGGTCCCGTCCTTCTTGCCCAAGTCGCTTGTTCACCTGGTGCTGGCTGGGAATCAGATCGAACGCATTCCGGCATACGTGTTCGCACACATGGAGCCCGGCCTGGAGTACCTCTACCTCTCCTACAACAACCTGGACAGTGACGGAGTCGAACCGGAGTCCTTCTTTGGCACTTTCAACACCATGACAGAACTCTGTCTAGACCATAACCAGCTCCCGGCTATTCCCGCCGGAATAAATGAGATGACGAAGCTACACTTCCTCCgactcaacaacaacaaaataag GCATGTGTCGGAAGACGCCATCTGCGACCCCATGAACGTCGACGATTCCCATCTAGTCGCCCTTCGCCTTGAGAACAACTTGCTGGACCTGCGGAAAATCCCCCCGGCGGCATTCTCCTGCGTTCGCTCTTATTCCAGTGTGGTTTTAAAGCCTCAGAGAATAAAGTAG
- the ecm2 gene encoding extracellular matrix protein 2 isoform X2: MCPLTPRFLYLHDVFTPKVSAMRLYLILALFVCLTSSLAKDQGRPIVQGRRRGVGPKRARKQTVLQQDGTTESNRQAGSVFVGSYRNTEEPKPSYQVAPVNAGKSEHCVFRGITMFDKTVWSPKPCVTCICTSGEVVCDQIKCLALQCHLKFQPIGQCCPICIQPDAPEFSGHSPIPDILAEADNRISQSQLAKKEIQKNDKKERNHKKDAERKRRKKQKKEEAERRRKLKEKAATEKEEAQRRQREKEEEKAAAEERRRRMEEHRRNEEERSRVMEMEQREMLRALEEAAERAREELRGDEAAEEDVVWLRGDVFQMPPKQPTAAPGPPSLPPVQEPTEPDYDESEPAVDEPERVTTLLPPGCTISDVIITCENAKLTGIPPLSIPELKSLNLQGNEIKTIPTGAFNGIPNLEWIDLGKNKISSSGIDPQSFKGLKFLSRLYMDGNLLEQIPAELPSTLQELKVNENNLKELEANSFEGLSSLVTLEMEGNLLSEGNVNPLAFKPLKELTYLRLSRNHFRTIPQGLPASLQELYVENNLIEEISEAVFNETTNINVVVLHHNKLDESKIAPLAWINHRNLESLDLSHNSFYLVPSFLPKSLVHLVLAGNQIERIPAYVFAHMEPGLEYLYLSYNNLDSDGVEPESFFGTFNTMTELCLDHNQLPAIPAGINEMTKLHFLRLNNNKIRHVSEDAICDPMNVDDSHLVALRLENNLLDLRKIPPAAFSCVRSYSSVVLKPQRIK, from the exons ATGTGTCCGCTAACACCCCGCTTTCTGTACTTACACGATGTTTTTACACCCAAG GTTTCAGCCATGAGACTGTATCTGATCCTGGCGCTGTTCGTTTGCCTGACCTCCAGCCTCGCAAAAGACCAGGGACGTCCCATAGTGCAAGGTAGAAGACGAGGCGTTGGACCAAAACGAGCGCGGAAACAGACTGTCCTCCAGCAGGATGGGACGACAGAAAGCAACAGACAAGCTGGATCTGTTTTCGTTGGGTCTTACAGGAACACAGAGGAGCCGAAGCCAAGCTACCAAGTGGCGCCAG TAAATGCAGGAAAGTCCGAGCACTGTGTTTTTCGGGGCATCACCATGTTTGACAAAACGGTGTGGTCACCAAAACCCTGCGTGACCTGTATATGCACCAGTGGAGAGGTGGTGTGTGACCAAATAAAGTGTCTTGCCCTACAGTGCCACCTTAAATTTCAACCAATCGGACAGTGCTGCCCAATTTGCATACAACCAG ATGCTCCTGAGTTTTCCGGTCACTCCCCTATTCCCGACATTCTGGCCGAGGCCGATAACAGAATTTCACAAAGCCAGCTGGCCAAAAAAGAAATCCAGAAGAATGACAAGAAGGAACGTAACCACAAAAAAGACGCCGAACGCAAGCGGAGAAAGAAGCAGAAGAAAGAGGAAGCCGAACGACGTAGGAAGTTAAAAGAGAAAGCCGCTACAGAAAAAGAAGAAGCTCAGAGGAGGCAGCGAGAGAAAGAGGAGGAGAAAGCGGCGGCCGAGGAGCGGAGGAGAAGGATGGAGGAGCATCGGAGGAACGAGGAGGAGAGGTCTCGTGTGATGGAGATGGAGCAGAGGGAGATGCTGAGGGCTCTGGAGGAAGCAGCCGAACGTGCTCGGGAAGAGCTCAGAGGAGACGAAGCCGCAGAGGaagatgttgtttggttaagaGGGGACGTTTTTCAAATGCCACCAAAGCAGCCCACGGCAGCACCGGGCCCACCTTCTCTCCCACCTGTCCAGGAGCCAACAGAACCAGATTATGACGAATCTGAACCGGCTGTGGATGAACCCGAGAGGGTTACCACCCTGCTCCCTCCGGGATGTACTATCTCCGATGTCATCATCACTTGTGAGAATGCGAAACTTACAGGCATACCTCCACTTTCCATCCCCGAGCTAAAATCGCTCAACCTGCAGG GCAATGAAATCAAAACCATCCCTACTGGAGCGTTCAACGGCATTCCCAACCTGGAGTGGATCGACTTGGGGAAAAACAAGATCTCATCATCTGGCATCGATCCACAATCATTTAAA ggtcTTAAATTCCTGTCTCGCTTGTACATGGATGGAAACCTCCTGGAACAGATTCCCGCCGAGCTCCCGTCGACGCTCCAGGAGCTGAAGGTGAACGAAAACAATCTAAAGGAATTAGAGGCAAACAGCTTTGAAG GTCTGAGTAGTCTGGTCACTTTGGAAATGGAAGGAAACTTGCTCAGTGAAGGAAATGTGAATCCGCTCGCCTTCAAACCTCTTAAAGAGCTGACTTACCTGCGACTGAGCCGAAATCATTTCCGTACAATTCCTCAGGGCCTACCTGCATCTCTACAG GAGCTGTACGTGGAAAACAATCTCATTGAAGAAATCTCCGAAGCGGTTTTTAACGAAACCACGAACATCAACGTTGTTGTGCTACATCACAACAAGTTAGACGAGTCGAAGATTGCGCCGCTAGCCTGGATCAATCACAG AAACCTGGAGTCTCTAGATCTCTCACACAACAGCTTCTATCTGGTCCCGTCCTTCTTGCCCAAGTCGCTTGTTCACCTGGTGCTGGCTGGGAATCAGATCGAACGCATTCCGGCATACGTGTTCGCACACATGGAGCCCGGCCTGGAGTACCTCTACCTCTCCTACAACAACCTGGACAGTGACGGAGTCGAACCGGAGTCCTTCTTTGGCACTTTCAACACCATGACAGAACTCTGTCTAGACCATAACCAGCTCCCGGCTATTCCCGCCGGAATAAATGAGATGACGAAGCTACACTTCCTCCgactcaacaacaacaaaataag GCATGTGTCGGAAGACGCCATCTGCGACCCCATGAACGTCGACGATTCCCATCTAGTCGCCCTTCGCCTTGAGAACAACTTGCTGGACCTGCGGAAAATCCCCCCGGCGGCATTCTCCTGCGTTCGCTCTTATTCCAGTGTGGTTTTAAAGCCTCAGAGAATAAAGTAG
- the ippk gene encoding inositol-pentakisphosphate 2-kinase isoform X1: MELDKMDENDWKYHGEGNKSLVVSHSQHCRVLRLLKFPSEDSVHTRQTAEQAFRHILNIVDYSKYVMKPLLGDKYVHSGEVVKLPLDFVRQLSLKVQQERPELRCDKVMDTFSGCGLCLPNLTQLPLHHLRDHRPPICVEIKPKCGFLPYSRHITKEFKRKVCRFCMHQHFKLANGKWKRLSRYCPLDLFSGSKQRMFVALKHLLEEPQNNLKIFKGGELIYSCQDDAKQQPDLNDLIQHLRPYFPHGNSLYNGHQSGKAILNEFIQVICSALLSGGDTNRSGEPRKVHLSESGLYCEASPFPRELLRNGNHSLPKDSVLAKILQVQILDNLDIEGIYPLFKRIEQYLEEVPKERNRLQVDGPYTESFMDTVKNCPTEDDGSVEYAVGKVHQYRVAMTAKDCSTMITFAPCGEDDEEHQPNLEIQPTKPRFTYSVSILDLDPKPYEGIPHQFKLDTKIVNYYLRNTQTPPPSGLYNERQECTLLFHAV, translated from the exons ATGGAACTGGACAAAATGGACGAAAACGACTGGAAATATCACGGGGAAGGCAACAAGAGCCTGGTTGTGTCTCACTCGCAG CACTGCAGAGTTCTCCGTTTATTGAAGTTTCCCTCAGAAGATTCTGTGCATACACGACAG ACTGCAGAACAAGCTTTTCGGCATATCCTCAACATCGTGGATTACAGTAAATATGTCATGAAGCCTTTACTTGGGGACAAATATGTTCACAGTGGA GAGGTCGTCAAACTACCGCTGGACTTTGTGAGGCAGCTGTCATTGAAGGTCCAGCAAGAACGTCCTG AGTTGCGCTGCGACAAGGTCATGGATACGTTCAGCGGGTGTGGATTGTGCCTTCCCAACCTCACCCAACTCCCCCTCCATCACCTCAGAGACCACAGACCCCCTATATGTGTTGAGATTAAG CCAAAATGTGGATTTTTACCCTATTCAAGACACATCACCAAGGAATTCAAGCGCAAAGTTTGCAGATTCTGCATGCATCAACATTTCAAG TTAGCCAATGGCAAATGGAAGCGCCTGAGCAGATATTGTCCCCTGGATCTCTTCTCTGG GAGTAAACAGCGAATGTTCGTTGCATTGAAGCATTTGTTAGAGGAACCACAAAACAACTTGAAGATCTTTAAG GGTGGAGAGTTGATCTATAGCTGTCAAGATGATGCCAAGCAGCAGCCTGACTTGAACGATCTCATTCAGCACCTTCGGCCTTATTTCCCTCATGGTAACAGCCTCTATAACGGGCATCAGTCAGGCAAAGCAATCCTCAATGAGTTCATCCAGGTCATCTGTTCGGCCCTGCTGAGCGGCGGGGACACGAATCGCTCGGGAGAGCCCAGGAAAGTTCACTTGTCCGAGAGCGGTCTGTACTGTGAAGCCAGTCCCTTCCCCAGAGAGCTGCTCCGCAACG GTAACCATAGTCTTCCCAAAGACAGTGTTCTTGCAAAAATCCTCCAAGTCCAGATATTGGATAACCTGGATATCGAGGGAATCTACCCATTGTTCAAACGAATAGAACAATATCTGGAAGAGGTCCCTAAAGAGAG AAACAGACTGCAGGTCGACGGGCCTTATACTGAGAGTTTTATGGACACGGTGAAGAACTGCCCGACTGAGGACGACGGTTCTGTAGAATATGCAGTTGGGAAG GTTCATCAGTATAGAGTCGCAATGACCGCCAAAGATTGTTCCACAATGATCACATTTGCACCTTGTGGAGAAGACGACGAAGA ACACCAACCGAATCTGGAGATCCAACCTACAAAGCCTCGTTTTACATATTCCGTCTCCATCCTTGACCTGGACCCCAAGCCGTACGAAGGAATTCCTCACCAGTTCAAGCTGGACACCAAAATCGTCAACTACTACCTGCGAAACACGCAGACTCCGCCTCCCTCCGGCCTGTATAATGAACGGCAGGAGTGCACGCTGCTATTCCACGCTGTATGA
- the ecm2 gene encoding extracellular matrix protein 2 isoform X1, translating into MCPLTPRFLYLHDVFTPKVSAMRLYLILALFVCLTSSLAKDQGRPIVQGRRRGVGPKRARKQTVLQQDGTTESNRQAGSVFVGSYRNTEEPKPSYQVAPVNAGKSEHCVFRGITMFDKTVWSPKPCVTCICTSGEVVCDQIKCLALQCHLKFQPIGQCCPICIQPVADAPEFSGHSPIPDILAEADNRISQSQLAKKEIQKNDKKERNHKKDAERKRRKKQKKEEAERRRKLKEKAATEKEEAQRRQREKEEEKAAAEERRRRMEEHRRNEEERSRVMEMEQREMLRALEEAAERAREELRGDEAAEEDVVWLRGDVFQMPPKQPTAAPGPPSLPPVQEPTEPDYDESEPAVDEPERVTTLLPPGCTISDVIITCENAKLTGIPPLSIPELKSLNLQGNEIKTIPTGAFNGIPNLEWIDLGKNKISSSGIDPQSFKGLKFLSRLYMDGNLLEQIPAELPSTLQELKVNENNLKELEANSFEGLSSLVTLEMEGNLLSEGNVNPLAFKPLKELTYLRLSRNHFRTIPQGLPASLQELYVENNLIEEISEAVFNETTNINVVVLHHNKLDESKIAPLAWINHRNLESLDLSHNSFYLVPSFLPKSLVHLVLAGNQIERIPAYVFAHMEPGLEYLYLSYNNLDSDGVEPESFFGTFNTMTELCLDHNQLPAIPAGINEMTKLHFLRLNNNKIRHVSEDAICDPMNVDDSHLVALRLENNLLDLRKIPPAAFSCVRSYSSVVLKPQRIK; encoded by the exons ATGTGTCCGCTAACACCCCGCTTTCTGTACTTACACGATGTTTTTACACCCAAG GTTTCAGCCATGAGACTGTATCTGATCCTGGCGCTGTTCGTTTGCCTGACCTCCAGCCTCGCAAAAGACCAGGGACGTCCCATAGTGCAAGGTAGAAGACGAGGCGTTGGACCAAAACGAGCGCGGAAACAGACTGTCCTCCAGCAGGATGGGACGACAGAAAGCAACAGACAAGCTGGATCTGTTTTCGTTGGGTCTTACAGGAACACAGAGGAGCCGAAGCCAAGCTACCAAGTGGCGCCAG TAAATGCAGGAAAGTCCGAGCACTGTGTTTTTCGGGGCATCACCATGTTTGACAAAACGGTGTGGTCACCAAAACCCTGCGTGACCTGTATATGCACCAGTGGAGAGGTGGTGTGTGACCAAATAAAGTGTCTTGCCCTACAGTGCCACCTTAAATTTCAACCAATCGGACAGTGCTGCCCAATTTGCATACAACCAG TCGCAGATGCTCCTGAGTTTTCCGGTCACTCCCCTATTCCCGACATTCTGGCCGAGGCCGATAACAGAATTTCACAAAGCCAGCTGGCCAAAAAAGAAATCCAGAAGAATGACAAGAAGGAACGTAACCACAAAAAAGACGCCGAACGCAAGCGGAGAAAGAAGCAGAAGAAAGAGGAAGCCGAACGACGTAGGAAGTTAAAAGAGAAAGCCGCTACAGAAAAAGAAGAAGCTCAGAGGAGGCAGCGAGAGAAAGAGGAGGAGAAAGCGGCGGCCGAGGAGCGGAGGAGAAGGATGGAGGAGCATCGGAGGAACGAGGAGGAGAGGTCTCGTGTGATGGAGATGGAGCAGAGGGAGATGCTGAGGGCTCTGGAGGAAGCAGCCGAACGTGCTCGGGAAGAGCTCAGAGGAGACGAAGCCGCAGAGGaagatgttgtttggttaagaGGGGACGTTTTTCAAATGCCACCAAAGCAGCCCACGGCAGCACCGGGCCCACCTTCTCTCCCACCTGTCCAGGAGCCAACAGAACCAGATTATGACGAATCTGAACCGGCTGTGGATGAACCCGAGAGGGTTACCACCCTGCTCCCTCCGGGATGTACTATCTCCGATGTCATCATCACTTGTGAGAATGCGAAACTTACAGGCATACCTCCACTTTCCATCCCCGAGCTAAAATCGCTCAACCTGCAGG GCAATGAAATCAAAACCATCCCTACTGGAGCGTTCAACGGCATTCCCAACCTGGAGTGGATCGACTTGGGGAAAAACAAGATCTCATCATCTGGCATCGATCCACAATCATTTAAA ggtcTTAAATTCCTGTCTCGCTTGTACATGGATGGAAACCTCCTGGAACAGATTCCCGCCGAGCTCCCGTCGACGCTCCAGGAGCTGAAGGTGAACGAAAACAATCTAAAGGAATTAGAGGCAAACAGCTTTGAAG GTCTGAGTAGTCTGGTCACTTTGGAAATGGAAGGAAACTTGCTCAGTGAAGGAAATGTGAATCCGCTCGCCTTCAAACCTCTTAAAGAGCTGACTTACCTGCGACTGAGCCGAAATCATTTCCGTACAATTCCTCAGGGCCTACCTGCATCTCTACAG GAGCTGTACGTGGAAAACAATCTCATTGAAGAAATCTCCGAAGCGGTTTTTAACGAAACCACGAACATCAACGTTGTTGTGCTACATCACAACAAGTTAGACGAGTCGAAGATTGCGCCGCTAGCCTGGATCAATCACAG AAACCTGGAGTCTCTAGATCTCTCACACAACAGCTTCTATCTGGTCCCGTCCTTCTTGCCCAAGTCGCTTGTTCACCTGGTGCTGGCTGGGAATCAGATCGAACGCATTCCGGCATACGTGTTCGCACACATGGAGCCCGGCCTGGAGTACCTCTACCTCTCCTACAACAACCTGGACAGTGACGGAGTCGAACCGGAGTCCTTCTTTGGCACTTTCAACACCATGACAGAACTCTGTCTAGACCATAACCAGCTCCCGGCTATTCCCGCCGGAATAAATGAGATGACGAAGCTACACTTCCTCCgactcaacaacaacaaaataag GCATGTGTCGGAAGACGCCATCTGCGACCCCATGAACGTCGACGATTCCCATCTAGTCGCCCTTCGCCTTGAGAACAACTTGCTGGACCTGCGGAAAATCCCCCCGGCGGCATTCTCCTGCGTTCGCTCTTATTCCAGTGTGGTTTTAAAGCCTCAGAGAATAAAGTAG
- the ippk gene encoding inositol-pentakisphosphate 2-kinase isoform X2 has product MKPLLGDKYVHSGEVVKLPLDFVRQLSLKVQQERPELRCDKVMDTFSGCGLCLPNLTQLPLHHLRDHRPPICVEIKPKCGFLPYSRHITKEFKRKVCRFCMHQHFKLANGKWKRLSRYCPLDLFSGSKQRMFVALKHLLEEPQNNLKIFKGGELIYSCQDDAKQQPDLNDLIQHLRPYFPHGNSLYNGHQSGKAILNEFIQVICSALLSGGDTNRSGEPRKVHLSESGLYCEASPFPRELLRNGNHSLPKDSVLAKILQVQILDNLDIEGIYPLFKRIEQYLEEVPKERNRLQVDGPYTESFMDTVKNCPTEDDGSVEYAVGKVHQYRVAMTAKDCSTMITFAPCGEDDEEHQPNLEIQPTKPRFTYSVSILDLDPKPYEGIPHQFKLDTKIVNYYLRNTQTPPPSGLYNERQECTLLFHAV; this is encoded by the exons ATGAAGCCTTTACTTGGGGACAAATATGTTCACAGTGGA GAGGTCGTCAAACTACCGCTGGACTTTGTGAGGCAGCTGTCATTGAAGGTCCAGCAAGAACGTCCTG AGTTGCGCTGCGACAAGGTCATGGATACGTTCAGCGGGTGTGGATTGTGCCTTCCCAACCTCACCCAACTCCCCCTCCATCACCTCAGAGACCACAGACCCCCTATATGTGTTGAGATTAAG CCAAAATGTGGATTTTTACCCTATTCAAGACACATCACCAAGGAATTCAAGCGCAAAGTTTGCAGATTCTGCATGCATCAACATTTCAAG TTAGCCAATGGCAAATGGAAGCGCCTGAGCAGATATTGTCCCCTGGATCTCTTCTCTGG GAGTAAACAGCGAATGTTCGTTGCATTGAAGCATTTGTTAGAGGAACCACAAAACAACTTGAAGATCTTTAAG GGTGGAGAGTTGATCTATAGCTGTCAAGATGATGCCAAGCAGCAGCCTGACTTGAACGATCTCATTCAGCACCTTCGGCCTTATTTCCCTCATGGTAACAGCCTCTATAACGGGCATCAGTCAGGCAAAGCAATCCTCAATGAGTTCATCCAGGTCATCTGTTCGGCCCTGCTGAGCGGCGGGGACACGAATCGCTCGGGAGAGCCCAGGAAAGTTCACTTGTCCGAGAGCGGTCTGTACTGTGAAGCCAGTCCCTTCCCCAGAGAGCTGCTCCGCAACG GTAACCATAGTCTTCCCAAAGACAGTGTTCTTGCAAAAATCCTCCAAGTCCAGATATTGGATAACCTGGATATCGAGGGAATCTACCCATTGTTCAAACGAATAGAACAATATCTGGAAGAGGTCCCTAAAGAGAG AAACAGACTGCAGGTCGACGGGCCTTATACTGAGAGTTTTATGGACACGGTGAAGAACTGCCCGACTGAGGACGACGGTTCTGTAGAATATGCAGTTGGGAAG GTTCATCAGTATAGAGTCGCAATGACCGCCAAAGATTGTTCCACAATGATCACATTTGCACCTTGTGGAGAAGACGACGAAGA ACACCAACCGAATCTGGAGATCCAACCTACAAAGCCTCGTTTTACATATTCCGTCTCCATCCTTGACCTGGACCCCAAGCCGTACGAAGGAATTCCTCACCAGTTCAAGCTGGACACCAAAATCGTCAACTACTACCTGCGAAACACGCAGACTCCGCCTCCCTCCGGCCTGTATAATGAACGGCAGGAGTGCACGCTGCTATTCCACGCTGTATGA
- the aspn gene encoding asporin has product MKVFLLLALLTLCHAKPYTPINVMDFMSDDIMQQDTDDDDDDDDYNDYDDDDDNFVPDCPDWCRCSKRVLQCSDQGLTKVPKDVPANTQLIDLQNNDITEIKEDDFKGLDHLYALFLLKNQISKIHPKAFRNMNSLKILHLSYNLLPRVPENLPTSIQSLRLHDNQISTIQKGAFKGMQELNVLELSANPISNSGIEAGAFDNMATLYLRIAESKLTAVPKDLPSSLTDLHLDYNKIAKVESEDFLRLKNLQSLWLDFNQIKYVENRTFAGIPKVREIHLDNNKLKKVPPGFNNLKYLQVLYLHANSINYVGVNDFCPSRARVKKTLYTRISLYANPVKYWEIQPPAFRCVSSHNSVQLGNHRK; this is encoded by the exons ATGAAGGTTTTTTTACTGCTTGCTCTACTGACACTTTGTCATGCCAAACCATACACGCCCATCAACGTCATGGACTTCATGAGTGATGACATCATGCAACAGGACACAGATGATGACGACGACGATGACGATTACAACGATTATGACGATGATGACGACAACTTCGTGCCGGACTGTCCCGATTGGTGCCGGTGCTCTAAAAGAGTTCTGCAGTGCTCAGATCAGG GTCTGACCAAGGTGCCAAAGGACGTTCCTGCAAACACGCAGCTCATCGATCTCCAAAACAATGACATCACTGAAATTAAGGAAGATGATTTCAAAGGCTTGGATCACCTCTAT GCCCTGTTTCTGCTCAAAAACCAAATATCGAAAATCCACCCGAAGGCCTTTCGCAACATGAACAGCCTCAAGATTCTCCACCTGTCGTACAACCTGCTGCCGCGAGTTCCCGAGAACCTTCCCACGAGCATCCAGTCATTGAGACTGCACGACAACCAGATCAGCACCATCCAGAAAGGAGCGTTTAAAGGAATGCAAGAGCTCAATGTTTTAG AACTGAGTGCGAATCCAATTTCAAACAGCGGGATTGAAGCAGGGGCTTTCGATAACATGGCGACCCTCTACTTGAGAATAGCCGAATCAAAGCTTACAGCAGTGCCTAAAG ATCTCCCATCATCGCTCACCGACCTTCACTTGGATTACAACAAGATCGCCAAAGTGGAGTCGGAAGATTTCTTGCGATTGAAAAATCTGCAAAG TTTGTGGCTCGActtcaatcaaatcaaatacgTGGAGAACAGAACCTTTGCTGGCATTCCCAAAGTCAGAGAAATTCATCTGGACAACAATAAACTGAAAAAAGTCCCTCCAGGCTTCAACAACCTAAAATATTTACAG GTGCTGTACTTGCACGCCAACAGCATCAACTACGTCGGAGTAAATGACTTCTGCCCTTCGAGAGCCCGGGTAAAGAAGACCCTCTACACCAGAATCAGTTTATACGCCAATCCTGTAAAATACTGGGAGATTCAGCCGCCCGCTTTCCGCTGCGTCTCCAGCCACAATTCTGTGCAGCTGGGCAACCACAGAAAATAA